The segment CCTCTCTTTGCTTCTCTCTATGTCCGAAGGAACGATGGGCTTGTGAAGATCGATGTGAACTTTATTATTCATTCTGTTTTGGCTAACGAGAAAGCGTAGCAGAATATCTCAAACGAAGAAAAGCGAAGAACGGGATTTGAAAACTCCTGGTGTCCTGTCTTCTGCATTGGCTGTCCTTGATGTCAGAGGGAATGGATGAATGCTTCCACATTCTTCCATGGTTGTCTCGGTGTTGGTTGATCCAAGAGAGGTCGTTGACTCTGAAACCGATAGGGTCATGCCTTCAGACCGGAAATCACTTTCCCGGATCTTCGTGGTGGTGCTCCTAGACAGTGTCAAGTACGTTACTTACTCTTGCGTTGCGTTCTTCCTCGGTCAGGTCTCCATTTCGTGGCTACCTgatgcgagagtagctcgtttCTTACTCATTTTGACCCAAAGTAGACGTACATTGACTTGTTTATATTTTACCTTTTCATTTATGCTCTGTGTTGTAAAACCAAGTGTTTTTTAAGCTTTGGTTCTTTACTTTGTCCTTGCTCAAAAAACTAACTTTTCTCTTTCAGAAGCTACAATGTACAAAGAAGCTCGTATTTTTCATTTTACCTAAGGCGAAGATGGCATTGGTACGATCACATAGCTAAAGCTAATGCATGTACAACATAGCCAAGTTTggtatttttcattttatccaTGATTTTGTTGTGTTTTCCATATATGACTTCGAccagaaaatacaaaaatggtACTGATCAGCTACAAAACGCTTTGTACATcgttatattaaattttaaaaaccacaaattaaccaaaaaacaaaaatatatcatcATGGATTGTGACACAAGCATCTCAATGAAAATGTGGTCCATTATAGTTTGAAGCTGAACCAGAGGAGGCAAACGGCCACAAATACAACAAGGGATTTTTCCGACCATTTTTCCCGTCCTGTGGCAGCTCTTTCCGACACACCGGGCAAGAATTATGCTGGGCTAGCCACGGTATTATACACTCCGAATGGTAGATATGTTTACACGGCATCTTTCTTGCAAACGATCCCATTTCAAACCGGTCTTGGCAAACCGGACAACACGGATCCAAACCGAGATGCTTCTTCCTGATCTTTATCTTCGGCATTGAGTTGATCACGGTTGGTGAAGCTGGAGGTGGACCACGTCGGTCTTGTGCTGAGAGCCGGTTAAACAACTCTTGAAAACTCAACTGGTTATCAAGAACCGGTCTTCTTCTGTTGTTGCCGCGGCGGTTACGAGATTCTTCAATGGCTAAACCGAATAAATCAAAAGGGTTTAGTTCAACATTCTCACAGAGCCTTTCAAGAAAGGTGTTACCACAGTGAACGCAAGCTCCTCCTCTAGTTAAGTCTTGTCCTTGAAGACGGATTCCTCGTCTGCAAGTATTACACCAATGCGTGTTTTTTCGGCTAGTCATCAATCAAACCTTGCAAACGAAAATGATCATTTCagaaaaataaaggaaagagaaAAGCAAATCGAAAACTAACTCCTGGAACTTTTAAGTTATAGAAGCTGATCAGTTTCACGATCTATCAATTAAAACCTCAGATACCTTAACTCATGCTTTgtgatcaaagaaaaaaaaaaccttaactCATGCTTCGGGATGGCTTAAAGACAATAAATCGATTAGAGACAAAACTATTGAAGCTATGAACAATAGCTCGTTATAATGAAACAAAACTATTCAAACATCTCTTACCTGTATAGAGTCaagcaacaaaaataaatctcGAGAATCTCCAAGTACTAAAGAAGATTAAATAGAAGAAACAAAATTCTGGAAGAAGTCGACAAGTCTTTTACGTAATATTGAGTCAAAAGGATATGAAAAGTCATACAACGGAAATTAACGCGGAAGTACTGGAACAGGAATGTactagttattaaaaaaaattgcatagATTTGTCGGCATTAAACcagaatatatacaaaaaagtttatttttttacagtTACTATCAGACAGTATGTATAAATCTCATGATAGTTACCAAAAGATTCATAGTGAACTTCATAGGAACTTCTTTTGAAATAATAACGAGTTGATCTAATTGCCACTGAAACCACAAATGACTATTTAAATTAATTCTTTTTGCCTATAAGCTCCAACTGCATTATAATAggaattgcaaaaaaaaaggttcttCGTATAGTTATAAGAATATGTTCACGAAAAACAGTGAAACTGTTAATTGTTCTGGTCTACATAATTCAACTTTTGTGTGTTCACAAAAAAGTGAGTAACGCACAGCTTGACTAATATGAATAATTCGGTTATGGAATTTTGTTTTCATAACAGAATTCAAGCATTTCAAGTGAAATCAACGTTATCTGCGATGTCAGAATCATCCATATGTCCAAAATGTAGCTAATTTGACATATCttctgtctctttttttttggtcctAATTTGATTTGGTACTTCCGGTCCAGTGAATATTCGGTTTGTTCCGGTTTTGCGACAAGAGTGAACCTCATGATGAAAAGGCAAAGGGTTAcgttttatatttgtttgaaAGCCTACGTTACATTTTATGACACAATGCCTTGGAACTTCAAGTCCACTCGTTCCTCTCGTTGTGACCCTCCAAAAACATCCCCTAGAAACTTCGCAACAACAGATATAAACTCATCTGGCTTTTCCTCTTGAGGTAGATGCCCACATCTCTTTATCACTTCGAACACCGATCCAGGGATGGCTCGTGACAGCCTCTCTGCGTTCCATGCTGGCACAATCCGGTCCGTATCTCCGGTGACAATCAGAACTATTATTAACCAACATGGAGAAGGTGTCATGTTCATGTTTAATGAGAAAACATTCGGTCTGATGAATAAGAAAAGAGAATGTTACCAGGGCATTTGATTTCTTGAAACCTTTTCGACAAAGGAGGTTTCTTCTCTGAGCCATTGTTATCCGTTAATGTAGCCACCGTGAATTCCACAAGAGCTTTGTCCCATCCCTTGGCTTTTAGAGGCTGTTCTTGGAACAGTTACAAGATGACAATGCAGAAGAGATAAATAAAGAGAGAAGCCAGAGGAACCATCACCTTTGTATAGCCCTGAACGACGTGATCCGTCACTTGTTTTGAGTCATACCATGCGTTTCTAACAGCTGTTACTCCAAACTTATTGATTGCCATTCTCACCTAAATGACACAACAACACAGCAAGTAAGATCCTTTTTGAGGTTGGTTCTCTAGAACCAAGAAAAGTCGAAAGCGGTAGGTACCAGCATGACTCCAAGAGAAGATCTGAGGAAAGCTGCTAAAGCTTTCTTGTAGAGAGAACTCAGCATACTCGCCATTCCTGTTAGAGCTCTAGAAATCACTCCTATAATGACTTTGCTTAACTCCACTAGAGTCCCTAGAAACTTGTTTCTCCTGGGACCTTTCTCGCCAGGTTTATCATCTCCAGAACCAGCTGTGTTCACGGGGGGACGAGGAGCGAATATAGCTGGAGCGATGAGAATGAGTGCAGCAACACGCTCTGGAGCTTCAAAGTAAGAATCAACAGCTACAAGGCAACCTGCAGAGTGCCTACAACATACAAACCAATTAAGCTTTTGGTGGCAGGCACTATAAAGAAGGAAACTTACCCTACAAGAATGGCCTTCTCGGCAGCAAGAACATCGATGAAATACAACGTGGTTAACACGGAATACACCATGGAGTACGGATTCAAAGGTTTTGCGTCGTTGGTGGCACCACCACTAAACGGGTGAAGAATCCGGGAAGTCAATCCAAACGCGGGTCGATCAAAGGCGAGAACTTTCGAACGGACAAGGCGAGCTAAAGGCTTCATGACTCTGTTCCAGGAGAACACTGAAGCGCCAAAGCCGTGCAACAGAATCATCGGGAACTCGATTTTGGGGGTTACTTGGGTATCATCGACGCTGCTTGTGACTGCATCAGAGAGTGACTGTGGATCGAACACTTTGTGGTGTATGCTAACACCTTGAAACTCGCAGAAACAGCTGTCTGGATCAGCTAAGTTCATTGGATCCTGCTCTGTTTCAGCTATCGTCTCCTCTTTGGTCTTGGCTCCACCATCAATAAATTGATCTGAAAATTTAATGAAAGTTCGTCATACACAGAGAGATTCATCCATCTAATTTCATCCAATTATAACTAGAAACCCaaaaaatgtttcaaatttAGCAGAAAGTATGAATCTTTTAAAGTAAGTTCAAGAACACAGAGCTATTCGTCAATCCAAAGTATAGACCTTTAAGGAACAATCTTTGAtgtgtttagagtttagaccTGGGGAGccagagagagaaggagaagcaGCATTGGAGACGATGAAACGTTTCGCCGGACGGCGAAAGGACCGGCCGGAGATCAGGCAAGACATCTGAAAGTTGGTTCTAGAAGAATCTAAACTAAGCTTTGCATTGAAAGATAAGGAAGTAGAGAAAGTTATGATACTCTGCTTTGGTTGGTGTAAGAAGAAGATGCATTTGGTGTTT is part of the Raphanus sativus cultivar WK10039 chromosome 5, ASM80110v3, whole genome shotgun sequence genome and harbors:
- the LOC108859799 gene encoding probable E3 ubiquitin-protein ligase RHC1A, with the translated sequence MTSRKNTHWCNTCRRGIRLQGQDLTRGGACVHCGNTFLERLCENVELNPFDLFGLAIEESRNRRGNNRRRPVLDNQLSFQELFNRLSAQDRRGPPPASPTVINSMPKIKIRKKHLGLDPCCPVCQDRFEMGSFARKMPCKHIYHSECIIPWLAQHNSCPVCRKELPQDGKNGRKNPLLYLWPFASSGSASNYNGPHFH
- the LOC108862845 gene encoding uncharacterized protein LOC108862845 codes for the protein MNLLNTKCIFFLHQPKQSIITFSTSLSFNAKLSLDSSRTNFQMSCLISGRSFRRPAKRFIVSNAASPSLSGSPDQFIDGGAKTKEETIAETEQDPMNLADPDSCFCEFQGVSIHHKVFDPQSLSDAVTSSVDDTQVTPKIEFPMILLHGFGASVFSWNRVMKPLARLVRSKVLAFDRPAFGLTSRILHPFSGGATNDAKPLNPYSMVYSVLTTLYFIDVLAAEKAILVGHSAGCLVAVDSYFEAPERVAALILIAPAIFAPRPPVNTAGSGDDKPGEKGPRRNKFLGTLVELSKVIIGVISRALTGMASMLSSLYKKALAAFLRSSLGVMLVRMAINKFGVTAVRNAWYDSKQVTDHVVQGYTKPLKAKGWDKALVEFTVATLTDNNGSEKKPPLSKRFQEIKCPVLIVTGDTDRIVPAWNAERLSRAIPGSVFEVIKRCGHLPQEEKPDEFISVVAKFLGDVFGGSQREERVDLKFQGIVS